The Pleurodeles waltl isolate 20211129_DDA chromosome 7, aPleWal1.hap1.20221129, whole genome shotgun sequence genome includes a region encoding these proteins:
- the LOC138246766 gene encoding olfactory receptor 8D1-like produces MGEDNKTMMEEFLLIGFSDSPHLQVPLFLAFLLIYLMTLVGNLLIMITIYSSSLLHSPMYIFLTNLSFLDITYTSVIFPQMLVNFFNEGTDLSLSECLVQMYFFTVMASTEIILLTLMAYDRYVAICNPLRYTVIMSKAVCTRLAAGCWTVGIIDTIPHTVLISQLSFCVTHTINHFFCDISAMMNISCSDTWKIEILTYVMGSIQTLMSFALIIISYVNIAFSVLKIRSKDGRHKAVSTCTSHLIVVILFYGSVSFSYMRPTSSYSKVDNKILSLSYIAVTPLCNPIIYSLKNTEFKNALRKKRNTA; encoded by the coding sequence ATGGGAGAAGACAATAAGACGATGATGGAAGAGTTTCTCTTGATAGGATTTTCCGATAGTCCGCAtctccaagttcccctgtttctTGCATTTTTACTTATTTACCTGATGACCTTGGTGGGAAACCTTCTGATCATGATAACTATTTACTCCAGTTCACTTCTGCACTCCCCAATGTACATCTTCCTCACAAATTTGTCCTTCCTCGACATCACTTACACCTCTGTTATTTTTCCTCAGATGCTGGTCAACTTCTTTAATGAAGGCACAGACCTTTCTCTCAGTGAATGTCTTGTTCAGATGTATTTTTTCACAGTTATGGCATCTACTGAAATCATTCTCCTGACTCTGATGGCTTATGATCGGTATGTGGCCATCTGCAACCCATTGCGTTACACGGTTATCATGAGTAAGGCGGTGTGTACCCGGCTGGCTGCTGGTTGTTGGACTGTGGGAATCATCGACACAATACCACACACAGTGTTGATATCTCAGCTTTCCTTCTGTGTGACCCATACAATCAATCACTTCTTCTGTGATATCTCGGCTATGATGAATATTTCTTGCAGTGATACTTGGAAAATTGAAATACTTACCTACGTCATGGGTTCAATCCAGACACTGATGTCATTTGCTTTAATCATCATTTCTTATGTCAACATTGCATTCTCAGTCCTTAAGATCAGATCTAAGGATGGGAGGCACAAGGCCGTCTCCACGTGCACCTCTCATCTCATTGTTGTTATTTTATTCTATGGTTCTGTCTCGTTTTCATATATGCGACCAACATCATCATATTCAAAGGTAGACAACAAAATACTCTCTTTGTCATACATTGCTGTAACTCCGCTGTGTAACCCCATAATTTACAGTCtaaaaaatacagaatttaaaaatgCCCTGAGGAAGAAAAGGAATACGGCATAA